The following proteins are co-located in the Mesorhizobium sp. M1E.F.Ca.ET.045.02.1.1 genome:
- a CDS encoding DUF3126 family protein: MKPDEIRKLDAYFKRVFQNPKLQVKARPRKEDSAEVYVGDEFLGIVFKDEDDGDYNFSMAILDIDLA, encoded by the coding sequence TTGAAACCCGACGAGATCAGAAAGCTGGACGCCTATTTCAAACGCGTCTTCCAGAATCCCAAGCTGCAGGTGAAGGCGCGTCCGCGCAAGGAAGACTCGGCCGAAGTCTATGTCGGCGACGAATTCCTCGGCATCGTCTTCAAGGACGAGGACGACGGCGACTACAATTTCTCGATGGCGATCCTCGATATCGATCTGGCCTGA